A region of Esox lucius isolate fEsoLuc1 chromosome 3, fEsoLuc1.pri, whole genome shotgun sequence DNA encodes the following proteins:
- the LOC114829922 gene encoding sterile alpha motif domain-containing protein 3: MSNLEEIKLAISSSLPGLSDETLKKCIHGLSAIGVETKDDLQYVKEEDLMEFLRPIQCRKLLNAWKNEEQSSCTSPQRSLRHVLSDTSSPGSESSSSTTSSSTACFSASCAWAETFKVPWEVMSSEIKLAIANKKRPSPADRRKLVRMLVDNMQKHEVNPSKAQCQIVVQNIVKQYPDSFADVLSDGTKIGSGYASLLLQVKTRVEHVNRNNTLARQRKERLRSSCSTISQSSRRLADQYGCVSWQPEEFPAGENDDTLEEKRKQMVLLQSTEGMSGADRGELHKLMEVTYYRQRRDINATPPLSELKNSWPYLFCLKGIFLHFQLLTDISLLQKIMESIQGKGKRIIRFFQEKPSNKEVCAVLSKYQEGNSLVLCILKLLMAHFKERTESLLIEADAAATAADMEREGLPDSPALIIQGESMTPSKWMLSVEREVVLGPFSEAFVEGLAALFATYYNLNLAYQDDAACTLEFIQRGLVGINPETGSKVAAGKRDKKMHGMNPHVCTLLRKLMDFEWLVI; encoded by the exons ATGTCCAACTTAGAGGAAATAAAACTTGCCATCTCCTCTTCATTACCTGGTCTCTCTGATGAAACGcttaaaaaatgtatccatggaCTTTCTGCTATTGGTGTTGAGACAAAAGATGACCTCCAGTATGTCAAAGAAGAAGACCTCATGGAGTTCCTCAGGCCTATACAATGCCGCAAACTACTGAATGCATGGAAAAATGAag aACAATCCAGCTGCACAAGTCCCCAACGCTCATTGCGTCATGTTCTTTCGGATACATCAAGCCCAGGATCAGAGAGTTCAAGTTCTACAACATCTAGTTCTACTGCTTGCTTTTCAGCATCTTGCGCCTGGGCTGAAACATTTAAGGTGCCTTGGGAAGTCATGTCTTCCGAAATTAAACTGGccattgcaaataaaaaaagaccatCACCAGCTGATCGAAGGAAGCTAGTAAGAATGTTAGTGGataacatgcaaaaacatgaaGTAAACCCATCAAAGGCACAGTGTCAGATTGTAGTGCAGAATATTGTTAAGCAGTACCCGGACAGCTTTGCTGATGTTCTGTCTGATGGAACAAAAATAGGTAGTGGGTATGCCTCTTTGCTCTTGCAAGTTAAAACCCGTGTTGAACATGTAAACAGAAACAACACTTTAGCTCGTCAGAGAAAAGAACGATTACGATCATCGTGTAGCACCATAAGCCAGAGCTCAAGAAGGCTGGCTGATCAATATGGTTGTGTCAGTTGGCAGCCTGAGGAGTTTCCTGCGGGAGAAAATGATGACACTCTAGAAGAGAAGCGCAAGCAAATGGTTCTGCTTCAGTCTACTGAAGGAATGTCTGGAGCCGATAGAGGAGAACTTCACAAGTTGATGGAGGTCACATATTACCGTCAGCGCCGTGATATAAATGCCACTCCACCACTGTCTGAACTAAAGAACTCATGGCCTTACCTGTTTTGTCTGAAGGGAATCTTTTTACATTTCCAATTGCTTACTGACATCTCACTGCTACAAAAAATCATGGAGAGCATTCAAGGGAAAGGAAAGAGGATTATAAGATTTTTTCAAGaaaagccatcaaacaaagagGTGTGTGCTGTTCTGTCAAAGTATCAAGAGGGAAATTCTCTGGTCCTGTGCATCTTGAAACTCTTAATGGCCCATTTCAAAGAGAGGACAGAATCACTTCTAATTGAAGCTGAT gCAGCAGCAACCGCAGCCGACATGGAAAGAGAGGGATTACCGGATTCACCCGCACTGATCATCCAAG GTGAATCCATGACCCCAAGCAAGTGGATGTTGTCAGTCGAGAGGGAAGTTGTCCTgggcccattttcagaggcaTTTGTTGAGGGCCTGGCAGCATTGTTTGCGACCTATTACAACTTAAATCTTGCTTATCAGGATGACGCTGCATGCACGCTGGAATTTATTCAGAG aGGACTTGTGGGCATCAACCCGGAAACAGGATCAAAAGTTGCTGCTGGAAAGCGAGACAAGAAAATGCACGGAATGAACCCACATGTATGCACACTGTTGCGTAAACTAATGGACTTCGAATGGCTTGTCATTTAA